The following is a genomic window from Nitrospira sp..
GGGTCCTCAAGCAATGTTAGACGCTGTGAGGCAGAAAAATTGGATACGTTATCAGTATAAAATGTATTTAGCTCTCCTCCAACTTTCCATTTAGGCACAACCGGTTCAATAGGCTCGGCCCCCATCAATGAAGCGGGCCAGAGAAACACTGCAAGAAACAGTGCACGCCAGTCAAGAAAAACAAATCTCATATCGGTTTCACTCTCCTCAGATCTGGAAATCTTATTCACCCGCCTCATGGTCCTGGCCAAGGTTGGAAAACTTCGCTGCATAGAAGATTTACCCGCTGTTCGACAGGAATACCTTGCACCGTCACGACCCTAGACAATTGGCGCTGAGGGGAGAACCTCAGCACGAAGCAAAGATAGGGTGGAGAGGATGGCGCAAAAATCCGCCGCCCTCCCCCCCTCACGTAAGCAGGTTATTGCTTGAGAGGCCCGTGATAGAGGCTTTGCAGCAATTCGCTATTCCACTCACCTTCGACCATGACATGACCAGCCGCACCAAACTCGACCGCTTCGATCAGATTGTGATTGAGATACACGTATAAACCAGGTTGCTTAAAGGTATATAAAGCCGCACCTGCCGCACCTCCTCTTACAAACCACGTCTGCACATCTTTTAACGGCGGAGACGAAAATGAGCCCGTTTCCCACACGTAGTCCCCGTGGCCGCCGATAAGGTGAGGCCGGGTATCTCGGTTTCCTTGCATGTGGATAAACAACACTCGTTCGCCGACTCTTGCTTTCATAGCGTCCTTGCCCGTTAATCCTCCGACACGTCCATTAAAAACAATGTGAGATGGGATGAGGCTATGCATCGATGCGACCCAGTCATTCAAATCTTCACCAGAGAACGAGTATTGTTTAAACTTTCCCGTGGCATCACGTGGTACATAAAAATCGTTTTCTCCGATGTAATAGGCTCGATCATAGGTTAACGGATTACCCTTTCCGTCGGTGAGCCCCTGGCGAGGCAGGACTAATATGACTCCCGTCATGCCATGCGTGACATGGTAAGGGGTCATGATTCCCTCAGGGGCGCAGTGATACAAAAACGTGCCCGATTTCGTAGCTTTAAAACGGATCATCGCTTGATTACCTGGCGTCACAGTCGTCAATGCCGCGCCTCCAAGCTTGCCAGTCACCGCATGCAGATCGATGTTATGCTCCATCAGATTGGAAGATGGGTTTTTAATCGTTAATTCAACGTAATCTCCCTCATGAGCGACAATAGCTGGAGCAGGGATTGAGCCGTTGTAAGTCAGCGCCATAATCGCTGTGCCGTCATTATCCAAAACCCATTTCTTTTCCTGCACCGTCAGCTCAACGACAACCACTTTAGGATCAGCGGTCGTGGCTTGATCGTGTTGTGGCAACATAGGCGGAGGGACGAGATCAAGCTTCACTCGCTCGAGTTTAGCAACGAAATTCTCTATTTCCTTGGAAGCGGCCGTGTTCACCATACTTAAATCATGGCCGGCTGTATCCATGTTGGAACTCTCATGTGCGAGCGTTCCAAGATAGGCCACGACGTCACGACGCGCTTGGGCATCCTCGACCATGATCGGCATCTTGCTATGCGCCTTTGGATTGCCTAAATAGAGCCGAACAAAATCAGACGGTCCATGCAGCCATTGCGTCAGTAAATCCTCTGTCCAAATAAGCCCTTTTACGTTGGATTCCTGAAGAGCATGACTATAGTCGTATCCAGGGTAAGAGCCTGCTTT
Proteins encoded in this region:
- a CDS encoding putative Nitrite reductase (NO-forming) (Evidence 3 : Putative function from multiple computational evidences; Product type e : enzyme; MaGe:77310808), translating into MVWVKPGSHLAHCPNFRIPLCLLAWSSPAVAAKDLPGSPERGKTLFKQCLACHQVGETAQNAFGPVLNGVVGRKAGSYPGYDYSHALQESNVKGLIWTEDLLTQWLHGPSDFVRLYLGNPKAHSKMPIMVEDAQARRDVVAYLGTLAHESSNMDTAGHDLSMVNTAASKEIENFVAKLERVKLDLVPPPMLPQHDQATTADPKVVVVELTVQEKKWVLDNDGTAIMALTYNGSIPAPAIVAHEGDYVELTIKNPSSNLMEHNIDLHAVTGKLGGAALTTVTPGNQAMIRFKATKSGTFLYHCAPEGIMTPYHVTHGMTGVILVLPRQGLTDGKGNPLTYDRAYYIGENDFYVPRDATGKFKQYSFSGEDLNDWVASMHSLIPSHIVFNGRVGGLTGKDAMKARVGERVLFIHMQGNRDTRPHLIGGHGDYVWETGSFSSPPLKDVQTWFVRGGAAGAALYTFKQPGLYVYLNHNLIEAVEFGAAGHVMVEGEWNSELLQSLYHGPLKQ